In Marinomonas posidonica IVIA-Po-181, a single window of DNA contains:
- a CDS encoding STAS domain-containing protein, which produces MSITVNHDDKSNTVTISLMGSFDFSLFNDFRAAYTDLDKTFDRYIIDMSSVEYLDSAALGMLLSMRNAIPAEQEIDLKGANAFIKNILMISRFDKRFNII; this is translated from the coding sequence ATGAGTATTACTGTAAACCATGATGACAAAAGCAACACAGTCACTATCAGCTTAATGGGCAGTTTCGATTTTTCCTTGTTTAATGACTTTCGAGCTGCTTATACTGACTTGGACAAAACATTTGATCGCTACATTATTGATATGTCTTCTGTTGAGTATTTGGACAGTGCGGCTCTGGGCATGTTGTTGAGTATGCGCAATGCCATTCCTGCTGAACAGGAAATTGATCTGAAAGGGGCAAATGCCTTTATCAAGAACATCCTAATGATTTCTCGCTTTGATAAGCGCTTTAATATTATATAA
- a CDS encoding BolA family protein, with product MIIQQQIHQRLLESLDVHHLILENESHMHNVPVGSESHFKLVMISNDFIGKRLVQRHQLIYASLQEEMQHIHALAMHLYTLDEWQDREQSAPLSPKCHGGE from the coding sequence ATGATAATTCAGCAGCAAATACATCAACGTTTACTAGAGTCACTTGATGTTCATCACCTGATACTGGAAAACGAAAGCCATATGCATAATGTGCCAGTTGGCAGTGAATCTCACTTTAAATTAGTGATGATTTCAAATGATTTTATCGGCAAAAGACTCGTTCAAAGACATCAGCTGATATACGCCAGCTTACAAGAAGAAATGCAGCACATTCATGCTCTTGCTATGCATCTTTATACATTGGATGAATGGCAGGATCGTGAGCAATCCGCCCCTTTATCACCTAAGTGCCACGGAGGAGAGTAG